The nucleotide window CTTCGGCGGGTTGCTGATGTGGGGCGTGCTCAAGGTGCTGTGGGCCGCGCGCGCCGGCCAGCCGTGGACGGCGCCGGCGTGGTGGGTCTACAAGTACTCCCTGCTCTATCTCGCGCTGCTGTTCGTCGCGATGGCCGTGGACCGGGCGGTGACGCGGTGAGCCGCGGGCTCGCGTCAACGCGGGTCCTCGTTCGCCTTGGGCCGCTCGTGCGGCCCTACGCCACCCGCCTCGCGGTGGCGTTTGTGTTTCTGGTGCTCGCCGCGGCCGCCGGCCTCGTCTTCCCGGCGGTGCTGCGCGCACTCCTCGATGCGGCGTTCGAACTCAAGGACGCGCGCGCCCTCGACCGGCTCGCGCTCCTGCTCGTGGGCGTGTTTGCCGTGCAGGGGCTCGCGAACTTCGGGCAGGTCTACCTGCTCTCGAGTTCCACCGAACGCGTCATCGCCACGCTGCGCGAGCAGACGTTCGCGCACCTCATCCGCCTCTCGCCCGGCTTCTTCACCGAGCGCCGCACCGGCGAGCTCACGAGCCGGCTGAGCAGCGATCTGGCCGTGCTGCAGAATCTGCTCAGCACGTGGATCTCCGAGTTCTCGCGCCAGCTGCTCTTCCTGATCGGCGGCGTACTCATGCTCTTCGTGACGAATACGCGGCTCACGCTGACCACCCTGGCGATTGTCCCGGTGGTGGTAGGGGCCGCGCTGGTGTTCGGCAAGTCGCTGCGCCGCGCGAGCACCACGGTGCAGGATCGCATCGCCGAAGCGATGGGGATGGCCGACGAAGCCTTCGGGGCCATCCGCACCGTGCAGAGCTTCACGCGCGAAGCCGAAGAAACGCGACGTTTCTCGGCGCTCCTCGCGGACCTTGTGCGCATTGCCGTGCTGCGCGCGCGCACGCGGGCACTGTTCTTCAGTGTGGTCGGCTTCGTGGCGTTTGGCGCGGTGGCCGCCGTGCTCTGGCAGGGTGGCGCGCAGGTGCTCGCCGGCAAGCTCACCGCCGGCACGCTCGTGGCCTTCCTCTTCTACGCCCTGTTCGTGGCCGGTGCCGTGGGCTCCATGGCCACCCTCTTCGGCAACGTGCAGGAAGCCGCCGGCGCCGCCACGCGCGTGTTCGAGCTGCTCGACGCCGAAGCCACCGTGCGTGAGCCGGCGCAACCACGTGCACTGGCTACCCCGGTGCGCGGTGCCGTGTCGTTCGACGCGGTGAGCTTCCGGTATCAGGACGATCAGCCCGAGGTCGTACGCGGCGTCTCGCTCCACGTCGCGCCTGGCGAAGTGGTGGCGCTCGTGGGGCGCTCCGGCGCCGGCAAGACCACGCTCGCCAGCCTGCTCCCGCGTTTCTGGGATGTCACTGCGGGGTGCATCACGCTCGATGGCGTCGATGTGCGTCACCTGCGCTTCGACGATCTGCGCGGCGCGATCGGGGTGGTGCCGCAGGAGCCGGTGCTCTTCAGCGGCACACTCCGCGAGAACATCGCCTACGCGCGCCCGTCCGCGAGCGACGCCGACGTGAAAGCGGCCGCCCGCGCCGCCCACGCGTGGGAGTTCATCGAACGCCTCCCCGACGGGCTCGCCACGCGCGTCGGCGAGCGCGGCGTCAAACTCTCCGGCGGCCAGCGCCAGCGCATCGCCCTCGCCCGCGTGTTCCTCAAGAACCCGGCCGTGGTGATTCTCGACGAAGCCACCTCCAGCCTCGACACCGAAAGCGAGCGCTACGTCGAGGAGGCGCTCGAAGAGCTCCTCGAGGGGCGCACCACCCTCATCATCGCCCACCGCCTGAGCACCGTGCGCCGCGCCGACCGCGTGATCGTGATGGATCAGGGCGCGATCGCGGAGGAAGGGACGCACGAGGAGCTGCTGGGGCGGGAGGATGGGGTGTACGCGCGGTTGTACGCGATCGGGGCATAGCCCAACCCAGAACCCACGACCAAAAACCCGAAACCCTGAACTGATCAGTTCAGGGTTTCGGGTTTTTGGTTGTGGGTTCTGGGTTGTCGTGGGTTGCGGGTTGTCGTGGGTTCAGTACGTGACTTCCACCCTCGCCTGCACTCCCGCCTCCACCCGCACCGTCGTCTTCCGCGCGCCGAGCTTCTCCTGCCACACCACCAGCGTGTACTTGCCGGGGGGCACGTTGTCGAAGCGGAACTGGCCATCGGCCTGCGTGATGGCGACGAACGGATGCGGCGCCACGGCGAGCCAGCCGCGCACCCACGGGTGACGATCGTCGCGCACTTCGACGAGCGCGGGGGGCATCGTCACGTCGCTCGTCGGAACGATCTGTCCGGCGTCGGTGAGCAGAATGGTCGCCCGGCTCACCGTCTCACCGGCCGCGACGAACTGCAGGCGGGACATCATCGCGTCGCGGCTGTTCACGAGGACCGTGCCGCCCGCCGCGACGCGCTGCACGCGCGGTTCGAGGTGGCAGCCGTCGAGCGTGAGCTTCACCCGGCGCGGCGCATCGTCCTTGGGCCCTTCGGCAATCCCTTCAAGCCACACGACGGCGTTGCCAACCCCGCCCTGTTTGCTTGGCACCTGGGCCTCGGTGAACGGCTTGCACACCGACAGATCGTGTGTGGGCGCGATGCTCGTGTCGCGCGGCGAGCCGCCCTTCACGAGTCCCACGATCACGCCCGGGACCGCCGCCGGTCGCTCGACATAGCGCCGCCCGTCGGCGCCGCCCGCGGCACGCGCGAGGCCGCGCGCGTCCACATTGCCGTACGGCTTGAGCGGCTGTCCCGCCGTAACCGTGCGGCGCTCCGTCAGCGCGTTCGTCAGCGTC belongs to Gemmatimonadaceae bacterium and includes:
- a CDS encoding ATP-binding cassette domain-containing protein, with product MRPYATRLAVAFVFLVLAAAAGLVFPAVLRALLDAAFELKDARALDRLALLLVGVFAVQGLANFGQVYLLSSSTERVIATLREQTFAHLIRLSPGFFTERRTGELTSRLSSDLAVLQNLLSTWISEFSRQLLFLIGGVLMLFVTNTRLTLTTLAIVPVVVGAALVFGKSLRRASTTVQDRIAEAMGMADEAFGAIRTVQSFTREAEETRRFSALLADLVRIAVLRARTRALFFSVVGFVAFGAVAAVLWQGGAQVLAGKLTAGTLVAFLFYALFVAGAVGSMATLFGNVQEAAGAATRVFELLDAEATVREPAQPRALATPVRGAVSFDAVSFRYQDDQPEVVRGVSLHVAPGEVVALVGRSGAGKTTLASLLPRFWDVTAGCITLDGVDVRHLRFDDLRGAIGVVPQEPVLFSGTLRENIAYARPSASDADVKAAARAAHAWEFIERLPDGLATRVGERGVKLSGGQRQRIALARVFLKNPAVVILDEATSSLDTESERYVEEALEELLEGRTTLIIAHRLSTVRRADRVIVMDQGAIAEEGTHEELLGREDGVYARLYAIGA
- a CDS encoding carboxypeptidase-like regulatory domain-containing protein; the encoded protein is MMRHRFTLLGVAWLAACGERAPSGAPASGRIAEAVVPANGGESAGTLAETLTNALTERRTVTAGQPLKPYGNVDARGLARAAGGADGRRYVERPAAVPGVIVGLVKGGSPRDTSIAPTHDLSVCKPFTEAQVPSKQGGVGNAVVWLEGIAEGPKDDAPRRVKLTLDGCHLEPRVQRVAAGGTVLVNSRDAMMSRLQFVAAGETVSRATILLTDAGQIVPTSDVTMPPALVEVRDDRHPWVRGWLAVAPHPFVAITQADGQFRFDNVPPGKYTLVVWQEKLGARKTTVRVEAGVQARVEVTY